One window from the genome of Choloepus didactylus isolate mChoDid1 chromosome 2, mChoDid1.pri, whole genome shotgun sequence encodes:
- the LOC119528175 gene encoding eukaryotic translation initiation factor 3 subunit F-like, whose product MGIDLTGGIPRHSVPSIDSQEGQSHQSPQLLKAIIPGVAMVVGLCVFRRTGGAPVTAMPFPSLPPASRSLQHSAHIISSIRSELVKGGSQQMAEEGLASSGCSTSTSNQSRGVLLGSLGGRNMTEALFLHQEEPGFCHKMPPAERDWKAFVRAPNSKEKENDLTWQQSSSNVGVDSDRDRNAMTITPDATLSSICFPGGHVVRLHPVILVSIVDSYELRNEGAARVIGTLLGTVDKHSVEVTNCFSVPHNESEDEVAVDMEFAKNMDELHKKVSPNELILGWYATGHDITEHSVLIHEYYSREAPNPIHLTVDTSLQNGRMSIKAYVSTLMGVPGRTMGVMFTPLTVKYAYYDTERIGVDLIMKTCFSPNRVIGLSSDLQQVGGASARIQDALSTVLQYAEDVLSGKVSADNTVGRFLMSLVNQVPKIVPDDFETMLNSNINDLLMVTYLANLTQSQIALNEKLVNL is encoded by the exons AGTCCTCAGCTCCTCAAGGCCATAATTCCAGGGGTGGCAATGGTGGTGGGGCTGTGTGTGTTTCGAAGGACAGGGGGTGCTCCTGTAACAGCGATGCCCTTCCCATCACTGCCTCCAGCAAGCCGCTCGCTGCAGCACTCAGCTCACATCATCTCCTCCA TCAGATCTGAGCTGGTGAAGGGAGGGAGCCAGCAGATGGCAGAAGAGGGCTTAGCTTCTTCAGGCTGCAGCACTTCAACCTCCAATCAGAGCAGGGGAGTGCTGCTTGGCAGTCTTGGAGGTAGAAATATGACTGAAGCCTTATTC CTCCATCAAGAAGAACCAGGGTTTTGCCACAAAATGCCACCTGCAGAGAGGGACTGGAAAGCCTTTGTTAGAGCACCAAActcaaaggagaaggaaaatgatctaACTTGGCAGCAGTCATCCTCAAATGTTGGTGTTGATAGTGACAGAGATAGAAATGCCATGACTATTACTCCTGATGCTACTCTG TCTTCAATATGTTTCCCTGGCGGCCACGTGGTCAGGCTGCACCCGGTCATTTTGGTCTCCATTGTGGACAGCTACGAGCTACGGAATGAGGGTGCGGCCCGAGTTATCGGGACCCTGCTGGGAACTGTCGACAAACACTCGGTAGAAGTCACCAATTGCTTTTCAGTGCCACACAATGAGTCTGAAGATGAGGTGGCTGTTGACATGGAATTTGCTAAGAACATGGATGAATTGCACAAGAAAGTCTCTCCAAATGAGCTCATCCTGGGCTGGTACGCTACAGGCCATGACATCACAGAGCACTCTGTGCTGATCCACGAATACTACAGCCGGGAGGCTCCCAATCCCATTCACCTCACCGTGGACACAAGCCTCCAGAATGGCCGCATGAGCATCAAGGCCTATGTCAGCACTTTGATGGGTGTTCCTGGGAGGACCATGGGGGTGATGTTCACACCTCTGACAGTGAAATATGCATATTATGACACCGAACGCATTGGAGTTGACCTGATCATGAAGACCTGTTTTAGTCCCAACCGGGTGATTGGACTCTCGAGTGACCTACAGCAAGTAGGAGGAGCATCAGCTCGCATCCAGGACGCCTTAAGCACAGTGTTGCAATATGCAGAGGATGTACTGTCTGGAAAGGTGTCAGCTGACAATACTGTGGGCCGCTTCTTGATGAGTCTGGTTAACCAAGTACCCAAAATAGTTCCTGATGACTTTGAGACCATGCTCAACAGCAACATCAATGACCTGCTGATGGTGACCTACCTGGCCAATCTCACGCAGTCACAGATTGCTCTCAATGAGAAACTTGTAAACCTGTGA